From the genome of Chanodichthys erythropterus isolate Z2021 chromosome 17, ASM2448905v1, whole genome shotgun sequence:
CAGGACTTTGGATTAGACCAATTAACTGTAAAGGACTGATGATTTATGGGGGGATTTTTATGTGTCATTACATCAGTGGTTTGTGTTGTCTATAAAAGACTAGGAGAAAAGCAAGAGGTCAGACGCTGATTCTTAATGAACGGCCTCTCCGGTGTTAGATAACTTGCTGTTAGCACCATAGAAATACATAATAAAGGCTAGATGTCTCGTCCGCGCTGCTGGCCAATGGAGGTCGACGTCCGCACCTGGTGGCCATCTTGTCACAGTCAGCTCGCTCACTCTTAACATTGTGTTTTAATGGTGCATgtactttttaaataaccatAACTTGCTCAATTTTCCAACGATTTTCGAACTGTTTGGTTTGTTATAAACGTCAGAGATGTACTTATGACACTGCATACTTATGAATAATTATAACCATGGacttccatattaaaataacattgaacAGAACAGATAGCGCAATGTGCAATAAATATACACACGCACAATATTTATGTTAAATCaatatatataggctactaAAACTCGGTGTACAGAATGGcaacatgatatatatatatatatatatatatatatatatatagatatatatagatatatatagatatagatatatagatatatacacTTTTATAATATGAGTATtactattataataaaatattttgaattaggcTGCACAAAAGTCTGGCATCGTAAAGCCAGCAATTTCCTGTATCATAATgtaagatgtttttaacaaaCCAAACCGATTGGAAATCATGTGCAACTTAAGTTATATTGAAAAGAAAGAGCAATTCTGCCTCTCCCACTGATGTAAAATTGCTGGGTAGCAGATAAACTGTAACTACTAGGTCTCACATCTTCTTGTTATTAGCCAGCTAATAACTACAACCACATCCACAATGATTGTAATTTAGACAAAAGATTAGCTGTCATAAAATCGTTATTGGTGTCAGTAAACCTCTATAATTGAACAGCTCGATTGTGGTCTTAGCCTTGATAACTTGCGCAAGTAGCCGTGATACACAACTATGCTGCACGATTAAGTTGTTTTTCGAAAAGAAAAGCTGCAATTTCAACATGTTCAAGCATCCAGAATTATAGCCATGTTAATAACGTTTGTAAGAAACCAAACCATTTGTAAATCCGTCAAGATTTCAGCGAGATAAGAGTATTTGTGTTCGTGCAGATCACTCACCTTACATCAGGTACCACAGAGCCCGCCAGAAAGCTTGCCTGTGACAAGATGGCCGCCGGGTATGACGTTAGAGACTCCGCCGTAAGACATCTAGCCTTTATTATGTATTTCTATGGTTAGCACCTCCTGCAGACAAACGCTTGTAACCTAAGTGTTGACTGTAATttgattttactttatttttactttattattttatttagtgtaTTGTAAGTAAACTACTTAACCTGtaattaataaaactatattACTTATAACTATGAAGCTTGCCTGCCAAAAAAGTCTCTGATTTCTAAACTGAGCTGAACAGACCACAAAGAAGTCTTGTGAGACCTATTTTGTAAGTATGAGATTTTAACTACTTATAAATTAGGACAGATTCGACTTGCTTTACCTAACCtgagaataattaaaataaggTAGAAGGTgtcaaaaatttaaaacaatataaaacaatatctATGAACAAGGTTGGAGGAAACGATTGTCTAACCATGTTTAAATACGGCCTTTTCTGTCTGAACGTTTGACCCCAATGTTTGTACTCGAACACAGCCAGCACTGAGAATACTGAATGTCATTGAGTTAAACCCAGTTTCACAAAGCTAGTCTGTTCATCTCTGTGTCAGTGGGAAGAAATCTGTGTAATCCCAACAGAGACACACCTTACTGAGCCTGCTGGGAGCTTTGCAATTCAGGTTGCAACCCTAAAGGACATAATTGATGCTGCTGATTTTTTTgctaaaactatttttaaaaaacaaaaggtctttttttaaagatgatGTATAGATTTGTGTAAAGAATTCTTTGTTTCAACTGTGACTTTGTTATAATgttgtttcatgtttttgttgATTTTGTTCATACTATTTCAACTCAGAGTGATTTGATGTATATATGAATGTCTTGTGTCGAGAGGGTTTGTACGGTTGCTGTTACTGGGAGGTCGAAGAAAACCTGTCAGTGGGCATGATGTtgcttttaatattaaatttagaaattattataattcatGGAATGATTATTTAATAATTCTATGAATTAGATGCACattctgacatttttattattgatcaTAACGTATAGGCCAGTTCAGTCATTTTAATCTTAATTCATAGTTTATTACTGTTATGACATTCCTTGAGCTAAAAATACAGACTTATGTATATTTTAGATAACTGTAGATTAATTCACATGCATTTCTTTGAcatattttgtaatttaatttgtatttcaTTATTCAATTATCTAAATTGTCGAAATACATAGAATtacagaaaatatttaatttagtattttacattaaatcaTCAAAAATGATATCagacatattttacatattcaGCATAAATCAAATGTCAGCTGTGATAAAAGATTTTTTACCCCAGTAGAGGATCATTATCCCAGTAGTGGGCAAAATAAACTACTTTAATGATCTTTTTAAGTCTTGAACTAAACTATTGTAAACGTTTTAATAATTACAGTTCAATAATGTTCTGCAGTCGATCATATGtggaaaataaacttttttggttgttgtttcttctttctctgctcatctctctctcttgggTAAGTGGGACACAGAACACACGCCCAGTTTTGTTTTCGCGCTGAAAACCAGGAAGTTTTTGGAATTCAAGAGAAAAGAAACTTATTTCTTCACTACAAGTGATTCAATCTGTAATAGATCCACACCGCTGTTCTTTAGGGCAAAGCTGTAAAGCAATTTGAGTTGTATTTCTGTCGAGGTAAGGACTTAATAAGATCCAAAGATTACGATTGATCGATTTGTCTGCTTTTAATCGCATGCAATTATGTATTTGTGCGCGTGTAGAGAGTGTTTACTCCTGTAACTTGTAACAGGCCTGGTTAAACAAAATTTTGCTTTGTACTTCACTGCTAAACGATTATTTTTGGATTTTGTTGTCTAATGAAAACGTTAGTACTTTTGAAACGGAATACTCGATTACATACTGAAGTGTACTACAAAACTTTACTTTTTACTCTTTACAATTTCGATGAttctttaaaaatacaaacctaTTTCTGTGGTGATCATGACTAAAGAGCATAGAGAGACTATTCTGGGTTAAATACAAGTTAAACTTCTATTGAAAGCATATGAACAGCATTAGCAGAGAACATTGATTTTTCCTCAGTTAAAAAATCTAAACATTGTTATTAACATTGTGATCAGGCTTCtctcaaaatattatttttttcttaatagcCTACTTGGACTTTCAAATGTTGACAGTATTCATACTTCCACCTAAGTGAAAAATAGTACCTTTCATCAGGTAACTTTGCTTTTCTTGGCGAAACAGCTCTTATCTCAGAGACTGAGAATCTGTTCATCTTTGAACACTGCAAAGAAATGTCCGAGTCTGCAGTGAGTCAGTATGTAGATCAGTTCAGCTGTCCAGTCTGTTTGGATCCTCTGAAGGAGCCGGTGACGATTCCCtgtggacacagttactgtaTGAGCTGTATTACTGACTGCTGGGGCCAGAAGGAGCAGGGGCCGCCGTACCGCTGTCCCCAATGCAGAGAGAGCTTCAGTCAGAGACCTCTACTGAAGAAGAACACTCTGATAGCTGAGATGATGGAGACGCTGCAGAAGACGTCCCTACAAACGGCTGCTGTGGAGTGTGATGTTTGCACTACAGAGAAGAACAGAGCTGTAAAGTCCTGTCTGCAGTGCTTGGCCTCCTTCTGTCAAACTCACCTGCAGCTTCACTATGAATCTCCTGCGTTTATGAAGCACAAACTAGTCCAAGCTTCCAGAAACATTCAGGAGAACATCTGCCTCAGTCATGGAAGACTTCTGGAGATTTACTGCCAGGATGATCATCAATGcatttgttgtttgtgtgtgaCTGACAATCATAAAAAACACAATGTAGTGTCTGTGGATTCAGAATGGACTAGTAAGAAGGTAATCAATGCTTTAAGGTACTTGTCTTTGTTTCTTGAGCTGATAATATTAGTAAAaattctttaatatttttaaattacttaaattacttttttatgttaACATCCTCAGAAAGAGTTGAAGGAGATAAAGTTGGCGTGTCAGAAGCTGATCCAGGAGCGAGAGAGAGGTCAGCGGGAACTCAGAGAAGCTGTGAAGTCTTTTAAAGTGAGTATCAGTATGAAGACGACGGGTCAAATCACAAATACAacagatatatatatgttttaatgttttaaataggcAACATTTAAATCTTGACATTTTCATTTGACTGAAAGCACAATCACTTTGGATTTGAACAACATCTATGATAATGGAGATGGTcacattaatgtattatttgAACTGTTGTTTCTGTCTGCATGATCAGATCTTTGTGTCTCTGACAGAGTTCAGCTCTAGAGACCATGGAGGACATTGAGAAGGTCTTCACTGAGCTCATCTGCTCTCTTGAGAAGAAACGCTCTGAGATTAAAGAGCAGATCAGAGCTCAGGAGAAGACTGAGATAGATCGAGCAGAGGAACTTCACAAACATCTGGATCAAGAGCTGACAGAACTCATAAAAAGACAAGCAGAGATTGAGAAACTTCTGATCACTGATGATCAGATCATTtttctgaaggtaatgaaagtCCTTTCATCAGTACACCACCATGTTTCTATACTTACtctttcacatttttaaatggtCTCTTTCACGTAACATGCAGTGCTGTATTTGTCTCATTTCAGAGCTgtcagtctgtgtgtgttttacctTCATTTGAAGACGTTCCCAGCTTCACTCAACACACTCATCtgtcttttaaagacatttcaaTCTCAGCGTTTAAGGAGGTTTTGGAGGACGTCTGTCAACAGCAAACAGCCAGAATATCTCGAGAAGGTCTGAATGCTTCTTTTCCTTGAAATATATAATGTGTCATTCATACTATGTATGATTACTAGGGATGTAATGGTATTATCAATATTGTGGTATCGCGATAGCAAAATTGTCTCGATATCGTCGTAGTCACCCGACTGTATGTAAAGATAGCCTATGTCTTCCGGGCAAAAagtgtaggttttttttttcagcccaGTGGAGCAGAACGGAGGGAAGTGGGAACTAGGGTTGGAACCGAGAACCGGTTCTTATCCAGAACGAAGTGCGAGGAGCATATcctttaaatggatagttcacccaaaaatgaaaatctgatgtttatctgtttacccccagggcatccaagatgtagatgactgtgtttcttcagtagaacacaaatgatgatttttaactgcaaccgttgcagtctgtcagttgtataatgcatgtcaatgggaacataATCTATGAGTACAAACAACATGCACAGACatatccaaattaaaccctgtggctcgtgacgacacattgatgtcctaagacacgaaacgatcggtttgtgcgagaaaacaaacagtatttataaaatgtttttacctctaaaaaaccactatgtccaactgccctgtgcatccggttggtgaggtctgaacgcgctctgacaacggaagtgatctctcgcactcattgaagtaaagcacgagacatcacttccgtcatcagaacgcgtttttgcACCTCACCAACCGGATGCTGAACGCAGATAGatataaacagcttcacaaaccatcttttcaaacacacagtatcattattttttatacaaatattCCAGTTATCACAGAAGTATCcaaaagtttattattcagATAAACGCTGTTGTCTACGTTACCGATCAAAACAGAATAAATCACCATTTGAAAATGCTTCAAATAGGCTAACTGATATATCGATTGCATTGTTACGCCACTAGGTGGCAGCAAATTACTGTTAAAACTGTATTACTGAATCATTCTTTCAGAAACAAGtgatgtgtttatgaatccaATTTGTGAATTTGTggtgacactttacaataagtttcatttgttaacactaacatgaactaaccatgagcaatacatttgttactgtatttgttaatctttgttaatgttagttaataaaaatatagctgttcatgttagtttacagtgcattaaataatgttaacaatacAACTCCTGATTTTAAtgatgtattagtaaatgttgaaattaacgtTAAAGATTAATGAATGCTGTAGAAATGcatttcattattagttcatgttaactaatgaaccttatttgTAAAGTAATGGTGAATTTGTTGAGATTAGCAGTCTGTTAAACttattttacaagtataataaacacaaaaagttgagtattgtgcattttttcccttactactatttttttattggtggtttaatattttttccttATTATGAAAACTGAAAACACTACACCGGAAGTTCCTGTTTCAATCTGACAAAGTCttcatttgactttttttttttttttttttttaaatatcgcAATAATCGTATTATGGACTTTATATCGAGATATTATCGTATCGTGAGATTTTGATTTTGTTACATTCCTAATGATTACACCTAAATATTGACTTTACGATTGTGTTTCTTCTCTTGTTTTCAGTGTCAAATGTTCATGTTGCACAGACTCCAGAACCAAAGACTCCAAGTACATTTTGGCAATGTAAGTTGAGCTGTTTTTCACAAACACAAATAGGCCTACTGTACATATTAACTGATAAAGATCAGTCAAGTGAAATGTAaagaatgtaataataataaagtttataATTCTGTTGGTGTGCATCCATCCTTCTCAGATTTCTGTCAACTGCAACTGGATCCAAACACtgcacacaaaaacatcatCTTGTCAGAAGAGAACAGAAAAGCAACACATTCAGATGAAGTTCAGCAATATCCTGATCACCCAGAGCGATTTGACGAGCGTCCCTACATCTTGTGTCGAGAGGGTTTGTACGGtcgctgttactgggaggtcGAGTGCAGTGGGAAGGAATGGGCTATAGCTGTTTCTTACAAAGGAATTGGACATAAAGGAGACAGTGAAGACTGTAGACTTGGCTTCAACAAAATATCTTGGAGATTGTCACTTGCTCAACAGAATGTCCATTTCATACATGATAAAGCCAAAGTCTTGATCCCTGCTGTCCGCTCCTCTAGAATAGGAGTGTATCTGGATCACAGagcaggaactctgtccttctacagcgtctctgaAACAATGACTCTCCTTCACAGAGTCCAGACCACTTTCACTGAACCCTTATACCCTGCTTTTGGGTTTTTAGATGGTTCATCTGTCAGGatcatagagaagaagagagttCAGACAGACCTGAAAAAATTAATTGAGTTTCAGATTCAATTACTAAACTTCTGAAACATATAGGCcatataacatatatatttaaattaaaatgtcatttgaaGTTTGGATGAGCAAAAGGCACAAtatttcttaatgttatgaaaatcatcatattagagtgatttctgaaggatcatgtgacactgaagactggagtaatgatgctgaaaattcaggtttgaacacaggaaaaaattacattttaaaatatgttaaaatagaaaacagttattttaaattgtaataatatttcacaatattactgtttttactgtattttttaattaaattaatgcagccttggtgagcagacaactt
Proteins encoded in this window:
- the LOC137004871 gene encoding E3 ubiquitin/ISG15 ligase TRIM25-like, with the translated sequence MSESAVSQYVDQFSCPVCLDPLKEPVTIPCGHSYCMSCITDCWGQKEQGPPYRCPQCRESFSQRPLLKKNTLIAEMMETLQKTSLQTAAVECDVCTTEKNRAVKSCLQCLASFCQTHLQLHYESPAFMKHKLVQASRNIQENICLSHGRLLEIYCQDDHQCICCLCVTDNHKKHNVVSVDSEWTSKKKELKEIKLACQKLIQERERGQRELREAVKSFKSSALETMEDIEKVFTELICSLEKKRSEIKEQIRAQEKTEIDRAEELHKHLDQELTELIKRQAEIEKLLITDDQIIFLKSCQSVCVLPSFEDVPSFTQHTHLSFKDISISAFKEVLEDVCQQQTARISREVSNVHVAQTPEPKTPSTFWQYFCQLQLDPNTAHKNIILSEENRKATHSDEVQQYPDHPERFDERPYILCREGLYGRCYWEVECSGKEWAIAVSYKGIGHKGDSEDCRLGFNKISWRLSLAQQNVHFIHDKAKVLIPAVRSSRIGVYLDHRAGTLSFYSVSETMTLLHRVQTTFTEPLYPAFGFLDGSSVRIIEKKRVQTDLKKLIEFQIQLLNF